The proteins below are encoded in one region of Bremerella sp. P1:
- a CDS encoding DUF5695 domain-containing protein, producing the protein MAVEKGSLTQIKSVGDTFDTNYLRQDGRLGGVVLRYKQDQDPWSQIRTDDLVDSPTTLFEENPDRSTNKAVFQIHKDGASVLTVETSIEVTSNEILWSATVRNDTSSPLRIGDLSLPLPMNSDFSTQHPGHSSVFKHSFISGHGSFLYWMRSNSVGPYLMLTPTNNTRLEYWENHGKQGFHIFFHSEAAFADAAERGGTWRQPTTGLTLAAKGKPTDTKTFSLKFQWAENYDDVRRILVEEGLIDVHVVPGMVVPNDLTAKFALRTNEPIKSIEAEFPHHTSVQRISESDDTTIYQVKFSRLGENRLTVNFGDDKQTYLEFFCTEPIETLIKKRGAFIASHQIRDESKWYDGLLCEWNMETQVMLDPSNYDRIRSWRIYEITCDDPGLSKPAFLASKNAEYPVQSEVEALDYYIEYFVWGGLQQTTSEPYPYGIYGILDWRRNRESSDPGPDGRQHMWRVYDYPHIALMYYGMYKVASRHPEIETKLPAEQYLQRAARTAIAMFTVPDKLVGWSAYYTGLYNELAYVELIEDLENEGLTADAQELRSHWEAKVRHFVNDNPNLFGSEYPFDSTGFESTHALATYALRHPNSLQLSDPNEAETSARRFLDKQMAANVFCRGWIEPTYYHLGSDYRQQAGDTYTLSYMSQMGGWAVLDYALHHASDPYPYARLGYASYLSSWALMNTGTPDSNYGYWYPGKANDGAAGGGFEPASRGHTWLGQPHHRGSWYYSCEEDLGFCGALRMAATVVTQDPIFGMTCLGGELHTTDTHIEAIPKDGIRRRFHAIFQDRTIDLSLKTRRFATGFPIRLELARSGIQFELEASKSPKGECHLNIAGLASGRYVVETRGTKCAEFDVQDDRLIAIALENVPGNATSFTITPAAAFSTE; encoded by the coding sequence GTGGCGGTAGAAAAAGGGTCCCTGACCCAAATCAAAAGTGTCGGAGACACCTTCGATACGAACTACCTTCGTCAGGATGGGCGGCTCGGTGGTGTTGTGCTCCGCTACAAGCAGGACCAAGATCCCTGGAGTCAGATCCGAACGGATGACCTTGTCGATTCACCCACGACGCTCTTCGAAGAGAACCCGGATCGCAGCACGAACAAGGCCGTGTTTCAAATCCACAAAGACGGTGCGAGTGTTTTAACCGTCGAAACCTCCATCGAGGTTACGTCGAATGAGATACTTTGGTCGGCAACAGTGCGCAACGACACCTCTAGCCCATTGCGAATAGGCGACCTATCCCTGCCACTACCGATGAATAGCGACTTCTCGACGCAGCATCCCGGGCATTCATCAGTATTCAAACACAGCTTTATCTCCGGACACGGTTCATTCCTGTATTGGATGAGAAGCAACAGTGTCGGCCCCTACCTAATGCTGACGCCTACCAATAACACACGCCTCGAATACTGGGAAAACCACGGCAAGCAAGGTTTCCACATCTTCTTTCATAGTGAGGCCGCTTTTGCCGACGCTGCTGAACGAGGAGGAACCTGGCGACAACCTACCACCGGGCTGACTTTAGCAGCCAAGGGCAAGCCCACCGACACGAAAACATTTAGCCTGAAGTTCCAATGGGCAGAGAACTATGACGACGTTCGCAGAATTCTTGTCGAAGAGGGGCTCATTGATGTCCATGTTGTTCCAGGCATGGTAGTACCCAACGATCTCACGGCCAAATTCGCACTTCGCACAAACGAGCCGATCAAGTCGATCGAGGCTGAATTTCCTCATCACACTTCCGTGCAGCGTATAAGCGAATCGGATGATACGACGATTTACCAAGTAAAGTTTTCTCGTCTCGGTGAGAACCGCCTGACCGTCAACTTCGGGGACGATAAGCAGACCTACCTGGAGTTCTTTTGTACTGAGCCCATCGAAACGCTGATTAAGAAGCGAGGAGCGTTCATAGCATCGCATCAAATTCGTGATGAATCCAAGTGGTACGACGGGCTACTGTGTGAATGGAACATGGAAACACAAGTCATGCTCGACCCGAGCAACTACGATCGGATTCGCAGTTGGAGAATCTACGAGATCACTTGTGATGATCCAGGGCTCAGTAAGCCAGCGTTTCTCGCTTCCAAGAATGCGGAATACCCAGTGCAATCGGAAGTAGAAGCACTTGACTATTACATCGAATACTTTGTCTGGGGTGGCTTGCAGCAAACCACTTCGGAACCGTACCCGTACGGCATTTATGGAATCCTGGATTGGAGGCGAAACCGGGAAAGCAGCGATCCTGGCCCAGATGGGCGACAGCACATGTGGCGCGTCTACGACTACCCTCACATCGCATTGATGTACTACGGGATGTACAAGGTCGCCAGTCGACACCCGGAAATCGAAACCAAACTACCAGCTGAGCAATATCTGCAACGAGCAGCTCGGACGGCAATCGCCATGTTTACCGTGCCAGACAAGTTAGTTGGCTGGTCCGCGTACTACACAGGTCTTTACAACGAACTCGCCTACGTCGAGTTGATCGAAGATCTCGAGAACGAAGGCCTAACAGCAGACGCACAAGAGCTTCGCTCACATTGGGAAGCCAAGGTCCGGCATTTCGTGAACGACAATCCCAATCTCTTTGGCTCCGAGTACCCATTTGACTCGACGGGTTTTGAATCGACGCATGCCTTAGCTACCTATGCACTTCGTCATCCCAATTCTCTCCAACTAAGTGATCCCAATGAAGCCGAGACAAGTGCCAGACGCTTTCTTGACAAGCAAATGGCGGCAAACGTTTTCTGCCGCGGCTGGATTGAGCCGACGTACTATCACCTGGGAAGCGACTACCGCCAGCAGGCAGGCGACACCTATACGTTAAGCTACATGTCTCAAATGGGTGGATGGGCAGTTCTGGACTATGCGTTACACCATGCGAGCGATCCCTATCCTTACGCAAGGCTAGGCTACGCTTCGTACCTTAGTTCATGGGCCTTGATGAACACCGGTACGCCTGATTCAAACTACGGATACTGGTACCCTGGCAAGGCAAATGACGGCGCCGCCGGCGGAGGATTCGAGCCCGCATCGCGAGGTCACACCTGGCTTGGTCAGCCTCATCATCGTGGAAGCTGGTACTACTCCTGTGAAGAGGATCTTGGGTTCTGCGGAGCATTACGGATGGCTGCAACCGTTGTCACGCAAGACCCGATCTTCGGAATGACCTGCCTCGGTGGTGAATTACATACGACAGACACGCATATTGAAGCAATTCCCAAAGATGGCATCCGCCGCCGGTTTCATGCAATTTTCCAAGACAGGACCATTGACCTCAGTCTGAAAACGCGGAGATTTGCCACCGGGTTTCCCATTCGGCTGGAATTAGCACGTAGCGGAATCCAATTTGAATTAGAAGCCAGCAAGTCGCCAAAAGGCGAGTGTCATCTGAACATCGCGGGCTTGGCAAGTGGGCGGTACGTCGTAGAAACTCGGGGAACCAAGTGTGCCGAATTCGACGTGCAAGACGATCGACTAATCGCAATTGCCCTCGAGAATGTTCCAGGCAATGCCACTTCATTTACGATCACACCGGCTGCGGCTTTTTCCACTGAGTAA
- a CDS encoding carboxypeptidase-like regulatory domain-containing protein has product MFRKHYLCAPVIGICIGVLGCSASSPSNVSEVQGTVTVDGQPIPDALVTFKPRHSGKNSFGRTDTSGHYSLVYSTDLTGAEIGEHDVTISNKPFPGHAIPKVLIPTKFGKPGTLTANVAGGTSNEIDFAMNSKR; this is encoded by the coding sequence ATGTTTCGCAAGCATTACCTATGTGCACCCGTCATTGGCATCTGTATCGGTGTATTGGGATGCAGTGCCTCAAGTCCAAGTAACGTTTCCGAAGTGCAAGGTACGGTCACAGTTGACGGGCAGCCGATCCCAGATGCACTGGTCACTTTCAAGCCAAGGCACTCTGGCAAGAATTCATTTGGCCGCACCGACACGAGTGGCCACTATTCCCTCGTTTACAGTACCGATTTAACAGGAGCGGAAATCGGGGAACATGATGTCACCATTAGCAATAAACCTTTCCCCGGACATGCAATACCAAAAGTCCTCATTCCAACGAAATTCGGAAAGCCTGGAACGCTTACGGCAAATGTTGCTGGCGGCACTAGCAACGAAATCGATTTTGCGATGAATTCCAAACGCTAG
- a CDS encoding DUF1559 domain-containing protein, whose translation MRTIRLRRGFTLVELLVVIAIIGVLIALLLPAVQQAREAARRMSCTNNLKQLGLAVHNYHDTFQSFPTGAIGYKNVGGNQDTNYSAWTLHLLPFLELNNLYNALEPGRIRLDEAATVGSAVNGASGRVLIDMMRQPISALNCPSDAGDEILVPVEGTVGLLATSTGAPVNNPADNCAKGNYAGVASSIRYGADWWGPVTGGVGPNAFNGAFGIESNVNFAKILDGTSNTLLIGERASLVKEPAGHDSDDVDSIPGSLAPSVGTNPFGFPNRGADGWDCAGAMGTIGYPLNSSFYTMWGRGGFSSHHPGGVQFAFCDGSVHFIPETVEHKPDEVLDNVVLENLANRNDGQTVKASF comes from the coding sequence ATGCGTACCATTCGATTACGGCGTGGATTTACTCTCGTTGAACTTCTAGTTGTCATTGCCATCATCGGCGTTTTGATTGCGTTGCTGCTTCCCGCGGTTCAGCAGGCCCGTGAAGCAGCCCGACGGATGTCCTGTACGAATAACTTGAAGCAACTCGGTTTGGCCGTGCACAACTATCACGACACGTTTCAATCCTTCCCCACAGGTGCCATCGGCTACAAGAACGTCGGTGGAAACCAGGACACGAATTACTCAGCGTGGACCCTCCATCTGCTTCCATTTTTGGAGCTTAACAATCTTTACAACGCTTTGGAGCCGGGACGAATTCGCCTGGATGAAGCCGCCACGGTGGGAAGTGCAGTCAATGGAGCATCCGGTCGAGTATTGATCGACATGATGCGACAACCCATTTCGGCTTTGAATTGTCCGTCGGATGCTGGGGATGAGATTCTCGTGCCAGTCGAAGGAACGGTCGGACTACTCGCCACATCGACAGGCGCTCCCGTCAACAACCCGGCTGACAACTGTGCCAAGGGCAACTATGCAGGCGTCGCGTCCTCAATCCGCTACGGTGCTGACTGGTGGGGGCCTGTAACCGGAGGCGTTGGTCCTAACGCCTTCAATGGAGCATTTGGGATCGAGTCGAACGTCAACTTCGCCAAGATACTCGACGGAACGAGCAATACGCTCTTGATCGGTGAAAGGGCTTCGCTGGTGAAAGAACCAGCCGGCCACGATTCCGATGATGTCGATTCGATTCCTGGAAGTCTCGCTCCCAGCGTGGGAACGAATCCATTCGGGTTCCCCAATCGCGGAGCCGATGGATGGGATTGTGCCGGAGCCATGGGCACCATCGGCTACCCGCTCAATTCTTCCTTCTACACCATGTGGGGCCGTGGTGGATTCAGTAGTCATCATCCCGGTGGCGTGCAATTCGCCTTCTGCGATGGCTCCGTGCATTTCATCCCAGAAACAGTCGAACACAAACCAGACGAAGTGCTGGACAACGTCGTGTTGGAAAACTTGGCCAATCGTAACGACGGCCAGACCGTTAAAGCCAGCTTCTAA
- a CDS encoding MFS transporter, with protein sequence MKPYLDANPLLRLSTLCILYAAQGIPDGFVRIALKTYLISEDVPTGAIGTVVAMVSWPWALKWIWGPFIDRFGYFPMGRRRPWILGAQFAMTATLGAMAFIPELTSSIGIIAAMVLLVNIFASLQDVSVDALAVDLLPAKERGVANGFMFASSYGGTFIGGAVLGNIILMYGFPSAVSLQIGILLLIAAVPFCLRERPGDLLWPSKKAKDHQSRSEQEKHPTSLRALFRMLFRAFSIRSTILGGLLAVLSLITINSHLIIWPVFLQRQLGWTSSDWLFLEGQLAVWFGLGGSILGGIIASTLGTKRTVILSLTALSVCWLAYPMTEAYWSNSAVVTTLFLMESTLAAILQVSMFALFMGICWRPIAATQFTAFMALLNVSNGLGARFAGTMEWAFSISELHVFLAALQILLVFIVLAINPKQVDEVLEDQHEPTGSAVENSEIIAPEVAS encoded by the coding sequence TTGAAGCCCTATCTCGACGCAAATCCACTGTTACGACTGTCGACTCTTTGCATCCTTTACGCGGCTCAGGGCATTCCCGATGGTTTCGTTCGGATTGCTTTGAAGACGTACCTAATAAGCGAAGATGTCCCCACCGGGGCAATCGGCACGGTCGTGGCAATGGTCAGCTGGCCTTGGGCACTGAAGTGGATTTGGGGGCCGTTTATTGACCGATTCGGCTACTTTCCGATGGGGAGACGTCGTCCTTGGATCCTCGGGGCTCAATTCGCGATGACCGCGACTTTGGGAGCGATGGCATTCATTCCCGAGCTAACCTCAAGCATCGGCATCATTGCCGCCATGGTCCTCTTGGTGAATATCTTCGCTTCGCTTCAAGATGTTTCTGTCGATGCCCTCGCGGTAGACCTACTTCCGGCGAAGGAACGGGGTGTAGCCAACGGCTTTATGTTTGCCTCCAGCTATGGCGGTACCTTCATTGGTGGGGCCGTTTTGGGGAATATTATTCTGATGTATGGATTCCCAAGTGCTGTTTCACTGCAAATCGGCATCCTCCTTCTGATTGCCGCCGTTCCATTCTGTTTACGAGAGCGGCCCGGCGACTTGCTCTGGCCCAGTAAGAAGGCCAAGGATCATCAGTCACGATCCGAGCAAGAGAAGCACCCCACGTCCCTTCGGGCCCTGTTCCGGATGTTGTTTCGTGCATTCTCGATTCGCTCGACGATTCTCGGTGGTCTATTGGCTGTGTTATCTCTGATTACGATTAACTCCCATCTCATCATTTGGCCGGTTTTCCTCCAGCGTCAGCTCGGATGGACAAGCAGCGATTGGTTATTCCTGGAAGGGCAACTCGCGGTCTGGTTTGGACTGGGAGGATCAATTCTCGGAGGGATCATCGCCTCGACACTTGGAACCAAGCGAACGGTAATTCTGAGCCTCACTGCCCTGTCTGTGTGCTGGCTGGCATACCCCATGACAGAAGCCTATTGGAGTAACTCAGCGGTTGTGACAACTCTCTTTCTGATGGAATCGACGCTAGCAGCCATACTGCAGGTCTCGATGTTCGCACTGTTCATGGGAATCTGTTGGCGACCGATCGCCGCTACCCAGTTCACCGCATTCATGGCCCTATTAAATGTGTCGAATGGACTCGGAGCCAGATTCGCCGGCACTATGGAGTGGGCGTTCAGCATCAGCGAGCTACACGTGTTTCTCGCCGCTCTCCAGATCCTGCTCGTCTTCATCGTGTTGGCAATCAACCCCAAACAGGTCGATGAGGTGCTGGAAGATCAACACGAACCTACAGGCTCCGCCGTTGAAAACAGTGAGATTATCGCACCCGAAGTGGCATCTTAG
- a CDS encoding BtpA/SgcQ family protein, with protein MNNRFRNCFANTHVVLPVVHVESPSQAVRNTRIACDAQCDGVFLINHGISHAALMTAFSAVKEALPDFWIGINSLGEDPCNLFGNTEVSGIWTDNAQIDERLGEQEKAEKIDDVRAKQDWPGLYFGGVAFKYQREVDELAAASRIAMRHMDVVTTSGPGTGHAPTVEKLKTMKEAMGEFPLAIASGVTPDNVSDLLPHCDCVMVATGISKSFTELDPALTRNLVESVREFSIRECYKYTTK; from the coding sequence ATGAACAATCGATTTCGAAACTGTTTTGCAAATACTCATGTGGTGCTGCCTGTCGTGCACGTCGAATCACCGTCGCAAGCTGTTCGCAATACAAGAATTGCGTGCGACGCACAGTGTGACGGTGTCTTTCTGATCAATCACGGGATTTCCCATGCGGCATTGATGACCGCGTTCTCGGCCGTAAAGGAGGCTCTTCCCGACTTCTGGATTGGTATCAACAGCTTGGGGGAAGATCCCTGCAATTTGTTTGGTAATACGGAAGTATCGGGTATCTGGACCGATAACGCTCAGATTGACGAACGTCTTGGCGAGCAGGAGAAAGCGGAAAAGATCGATGACGTTCGGGCGAAGCAAGATTGGCCTGGGCTGTATTTCGGAGGTGTTGCCTTCAAATATCAGCGAGAGGTTGACGAACTTGCTGCTGCATCACGCATCGCGATGCGTCACATGGACGTCGTCACAACCTCCGGACCTGGCACGGGGCATGCCCCCACCGTCGAAAAACTGAAAACCATGAAGGAAGCTATGGGTGAGTTTCCTTTAGCGATCGCAAGCGGAGTGACGCCGGACAATGTGTCTGACTTACTGCCGCATTGCGATTGCGTAATGGTGGCCACGGGAATCAGCAAGAGCTTTACCGAACTTGATCCTGCGTTGACTCGCAACTTGGTTGAGTCGGTCCGCGAGTTTTCAATTCGCGAATGCTACAAGTACACCACCAAGTGA
- a CDS encoding serine/threonine-protein kinase → MSDPDDAEFDALLDEFESLWRNGDAPSIEVFVKQYQGTKQDEFIEEMLMIEFEFRRRREETIDIAFYSARFPRLKHVIERFGQSSRSFITEDSPTRSFVSSPDSRTLCGQMEAGRSLGPYKLIRCLGEGGFGQVWLGERQGAFATTYAAIKVPYFFPDLHAFVENEARTWVRASGHPNVVPIIEADFYGDTVAIVSEYVSGGTLSDVLNEGTLPLAVVVEIGIGILSGLEFLHSRGIVHLDLKPANVLMQDGIPRLSDFGLARGGETAQQGIAGSPAYMAPEAFVGKSDDRTDLWGVGVILYRMLVGSVPFSGTSLSQLVEEICGPHIPELPAELPDDIRLVLSRSLEKDPNSRFRTASEMKAILSDIRRTLPSQVSGEPLEAPRHFTVAVTGTMNVESSAIERKVAEALAPYCSLLTTWYHGSYGCVDEQVAEYLVSRGQSQFLVGYSDADISESMKSLVKKHDLPFIDANKESVLPNPDAPSRRDIFFATKADLVVLLWDGKSRGTGRLIRWLSANRRDHLVVYL, encoded by the coding sequence ATGTCCGATCCTGACGATGCAGAATTTGATGCTCTTTTGGATGAGTTTGAATCGCTCTGGCGAAACGGAGATGCGCCCAGCATCGAAGTTTTCGTGAAACAATACCAGGGAACCAAGCAGGACGAATTCATTGAAGAAATGCTAATGATTGAGTTCGAATTTCGTAGGCGACGCGAAGAGACGATCGATATTGCATTCTATTCAGCCCGATTCCCACGATTGAAACATGTCATCGAACGATTTGGGCAAAGCTCGAGAAGCTTTATTACAGAGGACTCACCGACTCGTAGTTTTGTTTCTTCGCCCGACAGCCGAACTCTTTGCGGTCAAATGGAAGCGGGACGATCGCTCGGCCCCTATAAACTCATACGGTGTCTTGGCGAGGGCGGATTTGGACAAGTTTGGCTGGGTGAGCGACAAGGAGCTTTTGCGACAACCTACGCTGCAATCAAAGTTCCTTATTTCTTTCCCGACCTTCATGCATTCGTAGAAAACGAGGCACGCACCTGGGTTCGAGCGAGTGGTCACCCCAATGTGGTTCCCATCATCGAAGCGGACTTCTATGGTGATACCGTTGCGATCGTGAGTGAGTATGTATCGGGAGGCACGCTTTCCGATGTCTTAAACGAAGGAACACTGCCACTCGCTGTCGTTGTTGAAATCGGCATCGGAATCCTAAGTGGCCTGGAGTTTCTTCATTCGCGTGGAATTGTCCATCTCGACTTAAAGCCAGCAAATGTACTGATGCAGGATGGAATACCCCGGCTATCAGACTTCGGGCTTGCCAGAGGAGGAGAAACGGCCCAGCAAGGGATAGCTGGGTCGCCCGCCTATATGGCGCCCGAAGCGTTTGTCGGAAAGTCCGATGACAGAACAGACCTATGGGGCGTCGGCGTCATTCTCTATCGAATGCTTGTGGGATCGGTACCGTTTTCAGGCACTTCACTCAGTCAACTCGTTGAAGAGATCTGCGGTCCTCATATTCCCGAACTTCCCGCTGAACTTCCCGATGATATTCGACTTGTGCTTTCACGTAGCCTAGAAAAAGATCCTAACAGTCGCTTTCGTACGGCTTCAGAGATGAAAGCCATACTGAGCGACATACGCCGAACGCTTCCCTCGCAAGTTAGTGGAGAACCACTGGAAGCACCCCGCCACTTTACCGTCGCAGTGACGGGCACGATGAACGTGGAATCTTCAGCAATCGAACGCAAAGTTGCAGAAGCTCTTGCTCCTTACTGCTCGCTTTTGACAACCTGGTATCACGGCAGCTATGGATGCGTTGACGAGCAGGTGGCCGAATATCTCGTTAGCCGTGGTCAAAGCCAATTTCTCGTCGGTTATTCGGACGCGGATATATCCGAATCGATGAAATCCCTTGTGAAGAAGCACGACCTGCCATTTATCGACGCTAATAAAGAGTCTGTGCTCCCGAATCCCGACGCTCCAAGTCGTCGGGATATCTTCTTTGCAACCAAGGCAGATCTAGTCGTTCTTCTCTGGGACGGCAAGAGTCGCGGAACTGGCCGATTGATCCGATGGCTCTCGGCCAATCGCCGGGATCACTTGGTGGTGTACTTGTAG